The Rhizobium leguminosarum DNA segment CTCGTCTGCTCGGCAGCGGCGGTGAAACGGAAGATCGACCATGCGAGCCCGCAGGCGCGCGTCGACTTCGCGCTTTACGGCACGGTCGATCCGAAAGAAGGCGCCGCGCGGATTGCCGAGATGGTCGAGGCAGGCGTTGCGGCGTTCAAATTCTCGACCTTCGGCACCGACCCCAAGCGTTTTCCGCGCATTCCGCCGGCCCTGCTCGACGCCTGCTTTGCAGCAATCGCGCCGACGGGGCTGACGGCTGGCGTGCACAATGAGGACGACGAGGCGGTGCGCAGCTACATGGCTGAGGTGAAGGCGAGCGGCATCACCGACTGGCGGGCGCACGGCCTGTCGCGGCCTGCGATTACCGAACTCCTGGCGATGCACACGATCTTCGAGACGGGGGCTGCGACCGGCTGCCCGGCGCATGTGGTGCACTGCTCGCTCGGGCGCGGCTACGATATCGCGCGTTCCTATCGCCGCGACGGCTTTGCCGCGACGGTCGAATGCTGCATCCATTATCTGACGCTCGACGAAGAAAATGACGTGAAGCGCCTCGGCGGCAAGGCAAAGATCAATCCGCCGGTGCGGCCGCGCGCCGAGGTAGAAAGGCTTTGGCGGAAGGTGGCGAAGGGCGATGTCTGGCTGGTTTCGACCGATCACGTCAGCTGGTCGGAGAACCGCAAGACCAATCCCGACATGCTCGCCAATGCCTCCGGTGTCCCCGGTCTCGAGGTGATGGTGCCGCTTTTCATCAAAGGCGCCAGCGAACGTGGTATTCCGCTCACCTGGGCGGCCAAGCTGATGGCGGAAAACCCGGCCAAGCATTTCCGGCTCGACCATATCAAAGGGGCGCTGACCCCCGGCAAGGATGCCGATATCGTCGTGCTGGAGCCGCGGGAAAGCGTTTACGATGCCGCCGCAAGCGGCAACAACGTCGTCGGCTGGAGCCCTTATAATGGGATCCGTCTTCCCTGGACCGTTGCGGCCACCTATCTGCGCGGCGAGAAGATCGGCGAGGGCGGGAAGGTGCTGGCCGCACCCGGCACCGGACGGTTCGTGCGGCCGCTGCCGCGCCAGGTCATTGCAGGAGCCGGTGCATGAGCCGAAATCTTCCCGTCGATGCCGCCCGGATCGCTGGGGATATCGAGGCGCTGGCCGCCATCATCGAGCCGGGGCATCCCTGGACGCGGCGGGCCTTCACACCGCTCTTTCTCGAAGGCCGGGCCTATGTCGAAGCGCGGATGAAGGCGGCGGGACTGGAAACGCGGATCGATGCCGCCGGTAATCTGATCGGCCGGCGCACCGGCCGCAAACCCTGGCTCGGTACGATCATGGTCGGTTCGCATTCCGACACGGTGCCTGATGGCGGCCGCTTCGACGGCATTGCCGGGGTGATCTCGGCACTGGAGGTGGCGCGTGCACTGCACGATCAGGGCCTGCAGCTCGACCACGATCTCGAAGTGGTCGATTTCCTTGCCGAGGAGGTCAGCATCTTTGGCGTGTCCTGCATCGGCAGCCGGGGGATGACCGGGCAATTGCCGGAGGCCTGGCTTTCGCGCGTCAGCGACGGGCGCAATCTGGCCGAGGGTATCGCTGAGGTGGGAGGCAGTCCAGACGTCCTGGCGCAGCAGAAGAGGCCTGATTTGGCAGGCTTCCTCGAACTCCATATCGAACAGGGGCCGGTGCTCGAAGCCGAAAAGGCGGATATCGGCATCGTCACCGCGATCTCGGGCATCACCCGCCTGGAGATCACTGTCGAGGGGCGGGCCGACCATGCCGGCACGACGCCGATGGACCGGCGGGCCGATGCGCTGGTGGCGGCCTCGCAGCTGGTGCTCGACATCCGCAACGCCGCCGCCGAGCTTGCCAAAACACCGGGGCACTTCGCCGCGACGGTCGGCGAATTCCGGATCGAACCGAATGCGGCCAATGTCGTGCCGTCGAAGGTGGTGCTGCTGATCGATGGCCGTGCGGAAATCCGCGCCGACATGGAAGCCTTCTGCCGCTGGCTCGACGGCCATGTCGAAAAGCTGGCGGACGCCTATGGCGTGACGATCAGGGCGCCGAACCGGGTGTCCGACAATCTGCCGACGCCGGGTGATGCCGGGCTGCTGTCGACGCTGGAGGCCGCCTGCGAGCGCGTCGGCGCCAAGCATCGCCGCATGGCCTCCGGCGCAGGGCACGATACGGCCTGGATTGCCAAGATGGCGCCGGCGGCGATGATCTTCGTGCCCTGCCGGGACGGCCGCAGCCATTGCCCCGACGAATGGGCTGACAATGACGACATCGCACTCGGTGCCGCCGTGCTGTTCGAGGCGGTGCGCGAGATGGACAGAAATTCGAACCAGGAGAAGCCGGATGGGACGCATACTGGTTGAGAAGGACGTGGAAGCGGCCGTCAAGGGTGGCTCCGTCTATGCCGCCGGCGGCGGCGGCTGGGCCGATCACGGGCGGATGCTCGGGCTTGCGGCCGTCACTATCGGCAAGCCGGAGCTGGTGTCGATCGACGAACTGAAGGACGAGGACTGGATCGCGACGGCGGCGGCAATCGGCGCGCCGGCCTCGACGACGCCCTGGGAAATGCAAGGCATCGATTATGTCAAGGCCGTCCAGCTCCTGCAGGAGGCGCTGGGGGAAAGGCTTTCCGGGCTGATCATCGGCCAGAACGGCAAATCCTCGACGCTGAACGGCTGGCTGCCGTCGGCCATCCTCGGCACCAAGGTGGTCGACGCCGTCGGCGATATCCGCGCACATCCGACCGGCGACATGGGCTCGATCGGCATGGCCGGCTCACCGGAGCCGATGATCCAGACCGCCGTCGGCGGCAATCGGGCCGAGAACCGTTATATCGAACTGGTGGTCAAGGGCGCGACGGCGAAGATCTCGCCGGTGCTGCGCGCCGCCGCCGATCAATCCGGCGGTTTCATCGCCAGCTGCCGCAACCCGCTGAGGGCCTCCTATGTACGCAGCCATGCAGCACTCGGCGGCATCTCGATGGCGCTTGCGCTCGGCGAGGCAATCATTGCGGCGGAGAGGAAGGGCGGATTTGATGTCATCGACGCCATCTGCAAGACGACGGGCGGGCATATCCTCGCCGAGGGCATCATCAGCCGCAAGGACGTCGTCTACACCAAGGAAGCCTTCGACATCGGCACGATCACGGTCGGTACGGGCGAAAAATCGGTGAGGCTGCATGTGATGAACGAATATATGGCGGTGGACGATGCGGGTGGCGGACGGGTTGCCACCTTCCCCGCCGTGATCACCACGCTGTCGCCGGAGGGCGAGCCGCTCAGCGTCGGTCAGCTCAGGGAGGGCATGCATGTCTTCATCCTGCATGTGCCGAAGGACCTCATACCGCTGTCGGCAAGCGTGCTCGATCCGACAGTCTATCCGGTCGTCGAAAAGGCGATGGGGATCGAGATCGCCCGCTACGCACTGGAAACGAAGGCCTGAGCCATGCGCGATCCCGGCCTTGAAGAATTGCTGCGCGAGGAACTCGGCGATCGGCCGGGCCTTGCCGAAAAATCGATGTTCGGCGGCTCCGCCTTCATGCTGAACGGCAATCTTCTCTGCGGCGCGCGCCACGACGGCATGCTGGTCCGTCTCGGCAGAGGCAATGACGGCTGGGCGCTGGCGCTGCCGGGCGTGATCCAAATGCTGTCCGGCGAGCGTGTGATGCAGGGCTGGGTGCGGGCGACGGCTGCGGTTTACGGCGACGATGCGCTGAGACGGCGTTTGCTCGATGCGGCGCTCGCCTATGTGGAATCGCTGCCGGGCAAATAACGCCATTCCCTTCTCCCATGGGAAGAAGGGAGGATAACCAACTGAGGAATCCACGATGCCGAAGGCCAATCCACGTCATCCGAACTTTCCGATTCCCGGGGGCGCGCAGCTGCGTGCCAAGGGCTGGCGGCAGGAGGCGCTGCTGCGGCTGCTCGAAAACGTGCTGTCGGTCGGCGAGGATCCCGAAAACCTGATCGTCTATGCCGCACTCGGCAAGGCGGCCCGCAACTGGTCAGCGCATAGGGGCATCGTCAAGGCGCTGACAGAGATGGAGGAGGACCAGACGCTGCTCATCCAGTCAGGCAAGCCGATCGGGGTGGTACGAACGCATGCCAAGGCGCCGCTGGTCATCATGGCGAACTGCAATATCGTCGGGCAATGGGCAAAGGCCGAAGTGTTCTATGAGCTGCAGCGCAAAGGACTGATCTGCTGGGGCGGGCTGACGGCCGGCGCCTGGCAATATATCGGCAGCCAGGGCGTCATCCAGGGAACCTACGAGATCTTCATGCGCATCGCCGAGCGGCGCTTCGGCGGCGATCTTCTCGGCCGGTTCGTGCTGACCGCCGGCCTCGGCGGCATGGGCGGGGCGCAGCCGCTCGCCGGTCGCATGGCAGGGGCGGCGATCCTCTGTGTCGACATCGACCCGGAACGGGCCCGCAAGCGCCAGCAGATCGGTTATCTCCAGGAAATCGCCCCCGATCTCGATACCGCCCTTGAGATGATCGATGCGGCGGTGAAGGACAAGCGGGCGCTATCGGTCGGGCTGGTCGGCAATGCGGCGGAGGTCTATCCCGAAATTGCCCGGCGCGGCATCGTGCCCGACATCGTCACCGACCAGACCTCGGCGCACGACCTCGTCTACGGCTACGTGCCGAAGGGCATGAGCCTCAAGCAGGTCAGGGGATTGCGTGACGACGGCCAGGGGCAATTGATGGCGGCCAGCCGCGCCTCGATCGTCGACCATGTGACCGCGATGCTGGAATTCCAGAAGCGCGGTTCTGAGGTCTTCGACAACGGCAACCTTATCCGCACCCAGGCAAAAGAAGGCGGCGTGACGAAAGCCTTCGACATTCCGATCTTCACCGAAGCCTATCTCAGGCCGCTCTTTGCTCGGGCGATCGGGCCGTTCCGCTGGATGGCGCTGTCGGGCGAGGAGAGCGATATCGCCCGCATCGACGACCTGCTGCTGGAACTATTCCCCGACAACAAGATCATCACCAACTGGATCCGGCTGGCGCGTGAGCATGTGCCCTTCGAAGGGCTGCCGGCGCGCATCGCCTGGCTCGGCCACGGCGAACGCACGATGCTCGCCCGGCGCGTCAACGCGCTCGTCGCAGGCGGCGAGCTCAAAGGCCCGGTCGCCTTCTCCCGCGACCATCTTGACGCCGGCGCCATGGCGCATCCCAACATCATGACCGAGCGGATGAAGGACGGCTCGGATGCGATCGCCGACTGGCCGCTGATCGACGCGATGATGCTCTGCTCGTCGATGGCCGATCTCGTCGTTGTCCACTCCGGCGGCGGCGGATATGCCGGCTACATGACAAGCTGCGGCGTCACCGTTGTCGCCGACGGCACCGATGCCGCCGACGAACGGCTCGACCACGCGCTGACCAACGACACCGCCCTCGGCGTCATGCGGTATGCCGATGCCGGTTACGAGGAGGCGCTGGACGAGGTGGCGAAGAAGGACGTGCCCTATATCCGGCTCGGTTGATGTGGGCCGTCAGCCGATCAGATTCGAAACTTCGATGAGATTGCCGTCGGGACCCCTGAAATAAACCGAGCGCAGACGTCCGGTCGCGCCGGTGCGTTCGACCGGCCCTTCTTCGATCGCAACGCCTGCGGCCTGTAGATGGGCGATGACATCGGCAAGCGGCGTCTCGGCGATGAAGCAGAGATCACCTGAACCAGGGGTCGGATGTCTCGCCTTGGGTTCGAATTCGTGACCGGCCTGATGCAGGTTGATCTTCTGTCTACCGAATTTCAGGGCTTTGCGGTCTTCCGCGAAGATCTCGACCGACATGCCAAGGATGCGGGAATAGAAATCGCAGGTGGCTGCGATATCGGCGACGGTGAGCACGAGATGGTCGAGACGGTCTATGCGGATCATGCTTTTCTCCTCGCAAGGCGCTGGGCGGCACAGGCGGAGATAAAGGCCAGCGCCAGCATGGCAAGCGTGAAGATAACGACGGCGGCCCAACCTTCGGCGGCGAAGAACCAGCCGCCGGCCGAGCCCATGAGGCTGGAACCGACATAATAGGCCAGCATATAGAGTGACGAGGCGTGGCCTTTGGTGCCATGCGCCAACTTGCCGACAAGGCCGCTGGCGATGGAGTGGCTCATGAAGAAGCCGGTCGTCAGCACGATGATGCCGAGGATGATGGATGGCAGCGGGGCAAACAGCGTCAGCGCGCTGCCGGCGGCCGTCAGCGCCAGACCGAAGAGCAGCACGCGAAAGTGCCCGATCCGGTCTCCGATGAGGCCGCCGATCGAAGAGGCGCCGATGCCGAAGAGATAGACGGTGAAGATCAGGCCGAGTTCGGTCTGGTTGAGGCCATAGGGCGGCGCCACGAGGTGGAAACCGGCGTAGTTGTAGATCGTCACGAAGGAGCCCATCGCCAGGAAGGCGATGGCGAAGATGAAGGGCAGCGCCGGATTTTCGAGATGGCCGAGCCAGGCTTTGATATGAAAGCTGAGATCGAAGCCCGGCCGGCGGACGAAATTCCTCGACCGCGGCAAGAGGGCGATGAAGCCGAGCGCGGCGGCGAGACCGATGGCGCCGATGATGAAAAGCGCCGGGCGCCAGGTATAATATTCGGCGAAGATGCCTGTCAGCACGCGGCCGGACATCCCGCCGAAGGCCGTGCCGGCGACATAGAGGCCCATGGTGGCGCCGAGGCGCGCGGATCGATTTCCTCGGCGAGATAGGCCATGGCGACAGCCGGCACGCCGCCGAGAACGAGGCCCTGCAGGGCGCGGATGACGAGCAGCAGGTGCCAATCCGGAGCAAAGGCGGTGGCAATCGTCAGCAATGCCGCGCCGACCAGCGACAGCGCCATCAGGCTGCGGCGGCCGAGGCCTTCCGAAACGGCGGCGGCACAGATGATGGCGACCGCCAGAAAACCGGTGGAGAGTGAAAGAGACAGCGAACTTTCGGCCGGGCTGACGGCAAATTCCTGCGAGAAGATCGGCAGCAGCGGCTGCACGCAATAGAGCAGCGAGAAGGTGGAAAAGCCGGTAAGGAAGAGCGCCAGGTTGGCGCGGCGATAGGCGGCGGTGCCGCGCGCCAAATAATGCTTTTCTCCTGCGATCACGGTCTTCACGGCATGCGCTGGCGGCGGCATATGTTCATCCTGATGAGCCTTCGAATTCATGAGTTAACCCGCCGGATCCCAATAGGGCGGATCACCGAAGCTCTTCTTCAAGTGATCGGCGATGGCGCGGAGCTTGGCCGAGGGATTGCGGCCCTCGGGATGGGCCATATAGATGAATTCGGCTTCCGGCCTGTGGCCGACATCGATTTCGGCAAGCCGGCCCTCGCGGATCGCCGGGCCGGCAATGAAGGCAGGCAGCAGCGCAATGCCGAGACCGGCAATCGCAGCGTCACGAAGCATGTCGCCATTGTTCATGCCGAGAGCCAGTTTCGCGCGGACGACGATCGCACCGTCGGGCGTCTGGAAGCGCCAGTCGGCAACGCCGCGATTGGTGTAGAAGATACCGCGATGGGTGCTGAGATCAGCCAGCGACGCCGGCACTCCCGCCCGCACGAGATAATCCGGCGAAGCGCAGAGCAGGCGGCGGCTTGGCGCAAGCTTCCAGGCGACCAGCCGGCTATCGGCGATCGGGCCGTTGCGGATGATGGCGTCGTAGCCGTCCGAGGACGCATCGACGCGCCGGTCGTCGATATCAAGCGTCAGTTCGATCTCCGGATGTTCGGCGAGGAAGGGATAAAACGCCGGGCCGAGATGCATGCGACCGAAGGTGACGGGTGCAGCAATGCGGATCGGCCCCGACAGGGTTCCGCGCCGCTCCGCCATGTCGGCTGCGGCCTCCTCGATCTCGCGGACGATGCGACCGGCCCGCTCCAGGAAGACCGCACCATCCTCGGTCAAGGTGAGCTTGCGCGTCGTTCGGTGCAGCAGCATGCCGCCGAGCGACTTCTCCAGCTCGGCCAGCCTTTCGCTGACGACGGATTTGGAGAGCCGCAGCCGCCGGGCGGCCTCGCTGACCGAGCCTGCCTCGGTGACGGCGACAAAAGCCGCTATACCTTCGATTCTGATCATCGTTCGGCTTTTCCGAATTCGAATTCCACGATCTGGAGACTAATCCGAACGAACGGAAATGCCATCTTCCATTCAACGGAAGGGACGGCAGGGGCCGCCTCGGATCAAGAACAGGAATGAGACCATGAACCGCTTGAACAACAAGGTCGCAATCGTCACCGGCGCAAGCTCAGGCATCGGCCGCACCACGGCAAAGCTCTTCGCCGCTGAAGGCGCCAAGATCGTCGTCGGCGCCCGCCGCGAGCGCGAACTCGACAGCCTCGTCGCGGAGATCAAGGCGGAAGGCGGCGATGCTGTCGCCCTTGCCGGCGATGTCCGATCGGAAGACTATCACAAGGCGCTGGTCGCGGCCGCTCTGACCCATTACGGCAAGCTCGACATTGCCTTCAACAATGCCGGCACACTCGGCGAAGCCGGCCCGAGCACCGGCGTTTCGGAAGCAGGTTTCAGCGATGCGCTGGCGATCAATCTGACCGCCTCCTTCCTCGCCGCCAAGCACCAGATCGGCGAAATGGTCAAGAATGGCGGCGGGTCGGTGATCTTCACCTCGACCTTCGTCGGCTACAGCTTCGCCTTTCCCGGCGTCGCCGCCTATGCCGCCAGCAAATCCGGCCTGATCGGCCTGACCCAGGCGCTCGCGGCCGAATACGGACAGCAGGGCGTGCGCGTCAATGCCATCCTGCCGGGCGCCGTCGATACCGACATGTATCGGGAGATGAACGACACACCAGACAAGCAGACCTTCATCACCAATCTGCATGCGCTGAAGCGTGTCGCAGCGCCTGAGGAACTGGCCCGCTCGGTTCTCTACCTCGCCTCGGACGATGCGAGTTTCGTCACCGGCACTGCTTCGCTGGTCGATGGCGGCGCTTCGATCACCCGCACCTGACGCCAGCTCGCTGGACGATCGCGCGCGTTCTCCGGCGCATCTTCCCATTGATCAATAACGGGCTGCGGCCCCAATATCCGATTAAAGGAACGTCATCATGTCACGTCTGCAGAACAAGACAGCCCTCATCACCGGCGGCACAAGCGGCATCGGCATCGAAACCGCCCGCCAATTCATCGCCGAAGGCGCCCGGGTCGTCGTTACCGGCAGCAGCGCCGCAAGCGTCGAAGCCGCCCTTAGCGAGCTCGGCGACAAAGCGATCGTCATCCAGGCCGATGCCGGCAATGCAGCCGGCCAGAAGGCCGTCGCCGATACGGTGAAGCAAGCTTTCGGCACGCTCGACATCCTCTTCGTCAATGCCGGTGTCGCCGAATTCGGACCGCTGGAACAGTGGAGCGAAGCCGCCTTCGACAAGTCGGTGGCGATCAATGTCAAGGGGCCGTTTTTCCTGATCCAGTCGCTGCTGCCGATCTTTTCGAGCCAGGCTGCAATCGTGCTCAACACCTCGATCAACGCCCATATCGGCATGCCGAACTCCAGCGTCTATTCCCTGACGAAGGGTGCATTGCTGACGCTTGCCAAGACGCTGTCGGGCGAACTCATCGGTCGCGGCATCCGCGTCAACGCCGTCAGCCCCGGCCCGATCGCCACGCCGCTCTACAGCAAGCTTGGAGGCTCGGAAGCCCAATCCAAGGCGATGACCGCTGAGATCCAGTCGCAGATCCCCGTCGGCCGCTTCGGCAACCCCAGCGAGGTCGCAAAGACGATCGTCTTTCTCGCCTCCGATGAGGCCGCCTATATCGTCGGCAGCGAACTCGTCATCGACGGCGGGATGAGCAACCTCTGAGCCCACGAAAATGACGGCCGACGTCATGAACGGGGCGGCACCGGCCGAGCGCGGCGATGTGTGCCGTCCCGCGATTGCATGTTCTCCACCAAAGGCTTAGGGTCAGAAAAAAGGCGACGGGTAGAAAGCCATGGCTCTCAGCGGCAAACGCATCCTCCTCATCATCTCCGGCGGCATCGCGGCCTATAAGAGCCTGGATCTGATCCGCCGGCTGCGCGAGCGCGGTGCCAGCGTGCGGCCGGTGATGACCAAAGGCGCCCAGGAATTCGTCACGCCGCTGGCCGTCGGTGCGCTTGCGGCGGACCACGTCTTCCTCGATCTGTTTTCCCGGCAGGACGAACAGGATGTCGGCCATATCCGGCTGGCGCGCGACTGCGACCTCGTGATCATCGCTCCCGCCACGGCCGACCTGCTGGCGAAGATGGCGAACGGGCTTGCCGACGATCTCGCCTCGACCGTGCTTTTGGCGACGGAGAGGCCGGTGCTGGCCGCACCGGCGATGAACCCCCGCATGTGGGCGCATCCAGCGACGCGGCGCAATGCGGCGAGGCTCAGGGACGATGGCGTCCGCTTCGTCGGACCGATGGCCGGCGAGATGGCGGAGAGCCGGGAGGCGGGGCTCGGCCGGATGGCGGAACCGCTGGAGATCGTCGCGGCCGCCGAAACCATGCTCGACGACGGAGAAAAGCCGCTGAAGGGACGCAAGGCGATCGTCACGTCGGGACCGACGCACGAGCCGATCGATCCGGTGCGCTACATCGCCAACCGCTCTTCCGGCCGGCAGGGGCATGCGATCGCCGCAGCTCTTGCCAGGCTCGGGGCTGATGTGACGCTGGTCTCAGGGCCGGTGACGATCGCCGACCCCGTCGGCGTCAACACCGTGCATGTCGAACGGGCGGAGGAAATGCGCGATGCCGTGCTGGCGGCGCTGCCGGCCGATATCGCGGTGATGGTCGCGGCGGTGGCGGACTGGCGGGTGGCCTCGGCCGCCGACCAGAAGCTGAAGAAACATCCGGGCGAATCCATTCCGACGCTGGCGCTGACCGAGAATCCGGACATCCTGAAAACCGTCGGCCATCATACGATGCGGCCGAAACTGGTGATCGGCTTTGCCGCGGAGACACAGGACGTGGAAAGCAATGCGAAGGCGAAACTCGAGCGCAAGGGCGCCGACCTGATCGTCGCCAATGACGTCTCGCCGGCCACCGGCATCATGGGCGGCAGCCGCAACAGCGTCAAACTCATTCGCCGTGACGGCGTCGAGCAATGGCCTGACCTGGCGAAGGAAGAGGTTGCCGAAAGGCTGGCGGCGCTGATCGCCGAAAGTTTTAGGCGGGAATAGATACGCGTCGCGGCTTGGCGGCACTTCGCTTTCCCGGCCGGAAGTCGGCGACGTCGATGCCGTTCTTGCCGACGGTGACGGCGCTGCCGTTCGGAATTTCCGCCCAGGCATCGACATCGTCGTTCAACGGCTCGGAGACCAGGCAATAGCCGGCGCCGACGGGAGACGCATAGAGCGTCGGCGCCTTGCGATCGGTGGCATAGCGGATCGCATAGAGCGTGTTGCCGTCGGAGAAGGCGGCGGTAAAGCGCAGCAGGATCGAGCCGATGACGCTTTCGGCCACGTCCTCGACGAAGCCGACCATGTCAGCCATTGCGGCGACCGGCGCTTCGCGCAGGCCGAACTGCAGCGCCAGCAGGAACATCAGCTCGGAATCGGTCGTGCCGCCGCGGGCGTTGAACAGGTTGTCATCGAGCATCGCCTCCATCGGCCGGCGCAGGCGCTCGAAGCCGGAGATCTGGCCATTGTGCATGAAGGACCAGGTGTCATGGGTGAAGGGGTGGCAATTGTCGCGGCGCGTGCCGCCGCCTGTGGCGGCGCGGACATGGGCGAGGAAGAGCGGCGAACGGATCTGCCGCGCCAGGCTCTTCAGATTGCAATCCGACCAGGCCGGCAGGATATCGCGGTAGCGGCCGGGCTCGGGCCTGTCGCCATACCAGGCGATGCCGAAGCCATCGCCATTCGTCGCCGTCTTGGCGCGGGTGGCGCAATGG contains these protein-coding regions:
- a CDS encoding dihydroorotase, which produces MDFDLVLQGTVVLPDRIVEAGYVAARDGRVAELGLGVPPAARERHLLGKALILPGAIDAQVHSLSQKDQEDFIWSTRSAAAGGVTVVVDMPYDEGDLVCSAAAVKRKIDHASPQARVDFALYGTVDPKEGAARIAEMVEAGVAAFKFSTFGTDPKRFPRIPPALLDACFAAIAPTGLTAGVHNEDDEAVRSYMAEVKASGITDWRAHGLSRPAITELLAMHTIFETGAATGCPAHVVHCSLGRGYDIARSYRRDGFAATVECCIHYLTLDEENDVKRLGGKAKINPPVRPRAEVERLWRKVAKGDVWLVSTDHVSWSENRKTNPDMLANASGVPGLEVMVPLFIKGASERGIPLTWAAKLMAENPAKHFRLDHIKGALTPGKDADIVVLEPRESVYDAAASGNNVVGWSPYNGIRLPWTVAATYLRGEKIGEGGKVLAAPGTGRFVRPLPRQVIAGAGA
- a CDS encoding Zn-dependent hydrolase, with translation MSRNLPVDAARIAGDIEALAAIIEPGHPWTRRAFTPLFLEGRAYVEARMKAAGLETRIDAAGNLIGRRTGRKPWLGTIMVGSHSDTVPDGGRFDGIAGVISALEVARALHDQGLQLDHDLEVVDFLAEEVSIFGVSCIGSRGMTGQLPEAWLSRVSDGRNLAEGIAEVGGSPDVLAQQKRPDLAGFLELHIEQGPVLEAEKADIGIVTAISGITRLEITVEGRADHAGTTPMDRRADALVAASQLVLDIRNAAAELAKTPGHFAATVGEFRIEPNAANVVPSKVVLLIDGRAEIRADMEAFCRWLDGHVEKLADAYGVTIRAPNRVSDNLPTPGDAGLLSTLEAACERVGAKHRRMASGAGHDTAWIAKMAPAAMIFVPCRDGRSHCPDEWADNDDIALGAAVLFEAVREMDRNSNQEKPDGTHTG
- a CDS encoding DUF917 domain-containing protein translates to MGRILVEKDVEAAVKGGSVYAAGGGGWADHGRMLGLAAVTIGKPELVSIDELKDEDWIATAAAIGAPASTTPWEMQGIDYVKAVQLLQEALGERLSGLIIGQNGKSSTLNGWLPSAILGTKVVDAVGDIRAHPTGDMGSIGMAGSPEPMIQTAVGGNRAENRYIELVVKGATAKISPVLRAAADQSGGFIASCRNPLRASYVRSHAALGGISMALALGEAIIAAERKGGFDVIDAICKTTGGHILAEGIISRKDVVYTKEAFDIGTITVGTGEKSVRLHVMNEYMAVDDAGGGRVATFPAVITTLSPEGEPLSVGQLREGMHVFILHVPKDLIPLSASVLDPTVYPVVEKAMGIEIARYALETKA
- a CDS encoding TfoX/Sxy family protein is translated as MRDPGLEELLREELGDRPGLAEKSMFGGSAFMLNGNLLCGARHDGMLVRLGRGNDGWALALPGVIQMLSGERVMQGWVRATAAVYGDDALRRRLLDAALAYVESLPGK
- a CDS encoding urocanate hydratase yields the protein MPKANPRHPNFPIPGGAQLRAKGWRQEALLRLLENVLSVGEDPENLIVYAALGKAARNWSAHRGIVKALTEMEEDQTLLIQSGKPIGVVRTHAKAPLVIMANCNIVGQWAKAEVFYELQRKGLICWGGLTAGAWQYIGSQGVIQGTYEIFMRIAERRFGGDLLGRFVLTAGLGGMGGAQPLAGRMAGAAILCVDIDPERARKRQQIGYLQEIAPDLDTALEMIDAAVKDKRALSVGLVGNAAEVYPEIARRGIVPDIVTDQTSAHDLVYGYVPKGMSLKQVRGLRDDGQGQLMAASRASIVDHVTAMLEFQKRGSEVFDNGNLIRTQAKEGGVTKAFDIPIFTEAYLRPLFARAIGPFRWMALSGEESDIARIDDLLLELFPDNKIITNWIRLAREHVPFEGLPARIAWLGHGERTMLARRVNALVAGGELKGPVAFSRDHLDAGAMAHPNIMTERMKDGSDAIADWPLIDAMMLCSSMADLVVVHSGGGGYAGYMTSCGVTVVADGTDAADERLDHALTNDTALGVMRYADAGYEEALDEVAKKDVPYIRLG
- a CDS encoding VOC family protein, coding for MIRIDRLDHLVLTVADIAATCDFYSRILGMSVEIFAEDRKALKFGRQKINLHQAGHEFEPKARHPTPGSGDLCFIAETPLADVIAHLQAAGVAIEEGPVERTGATGRLRSVYFRGPDGNLIEVSNLIG
- a CDS encoding LysR family transcriptional regulator — its product is MIRIEGIAAFVAVTEAGSVSEAARRLRLSKSVVSERLAELEKSLGGMLLHRTTRKLTLTEDGAVFLERAGRIVREIEEAAADMAERRGTLSGPIRIAAPVTFGRMHLGPAFYPFLAEHPEIELTLDIDDRRVDASSDGYDAIIRNGPIADSRLVAWKLAPSRRLLCASPDYLVRAGVPASLADLSTHRGIFYTNRGVADWRFQTPDGAIVVRAKLALGMNNGDMLRDAAIAGLGIALLPAFIAGPAIREGRLAEIDVGHRPEAEFIYMAHPEGRNPSAKLRAIADHLKKSFGDPPYWDPAG
- a CDS encoding SDR family oxidoreductase encodes the protein MNRLNNKVAIVTGASSGIGRTTAKLFAAEGAKIVVGARRERELDSLVAEIKAEGGDAVALAGDVRSEDYHKALVAAALTHYGKLDIAFNNAGTLGEAGPSTGVSEAGFSDALAINLTASFLAAKHQIGEMVKNGGGSVIFTSTFVGYSFAFPGVAAYAASKSGLIGLTQALAAEYGQQGVRVNAILPGAVDTDMYREMNDTPDKQTFITNLHALKRVAAPEELARSVLYLASDDASFVTGTASLVDGGASITRT
- a CDS encoding SDR family oxidoreductase; this encodes MSRLQNKTALITGGTSGIGIETARQFIAEGARVVVTGSSAASVEAALSELGDKAIVIQADAGNAAGQKAVADTVKQAFGTLDILFVNAGVAEFGPLEQWSEAAFDKSVAINVKGPFFLIQSLLPIFSSQAAIVLNTSINAHIGMPNSSVYSLTKGALLTLAKTLSGELIGRGIRVNAVSPGPIATPLYSKLGGSEAQSKAMTAEIQSQIPVGRFGNPSEVAKTIVFLASDEAAYIVGSELVIDGGMSNL
- the coaBC gene encoding bifunctional phosphopantothenoylcysteine decarboxylase/phosphopantothenate--cysteine ligase CoaBC translates to MALSGKRILLIISGGIAAYKSLDLIRRLRERGASVRPVMTKGAQEFVTPLAVGALAADHVFLDLFSRQDEQDVGHIRLARDCDLVIIAPATADLLAKMANGLADDLASTVLLATERPVLAAPAMNPRMWAHPATRRNAARLRDDGVRFVGPMAGEMAESREAGLGRMAEPLEIVAAAETMLDDGEKPLKGRKAIVTSGPTHEPIDPVRYIANRSSGRQGHAIAAALARLGADVTLVSGPVTIADPVGVNTVHVERAEEMRDAVLAALPADIAVMVAAVADWRVASAADQKLKKHPGESIPTLALTENPDILKTVGHHTMRPKLVIGFAAETQDVESNAKAKLERKGADLIVANDVSPATGIMGGSRNSVKLIRRDGVEQWPDLAKEEVAERLAALIAESFRRE
- a CDS encoding class II glutamine amidotransferase produces the protein MCRWAAYRGDPLYLEELVSSPAHSLIEQSHCATRAKTATNGDGFGIAWYGDRPEPGRYRDILPAWSDCNLKSLARQIRSPLFLAHVRAATGGGTRRDNCHPFTHDTWSFMHNGQISGFERLRRPMEAMLDDNLFNARGGTTDSELMFLLALQFGLREAPVAAMADMVGFVEDVAESVIGSILLRFTAAFSDGNTLYAIRYATDRKAPTLYASPVGAGYCLVSEPLNDDVDAWAEIPNGSAVTVGKNGIDVADFRPGKRSAAKPRRVSIPA